Sequence from the Microcoleus sp. bin38.metabat.b11b12b14.051 genome:
TTCTCTAACTATTGTTTCGGCAACGAGTCGATCTAAACCGTTTTCTATCAACTCTTCGGGTGAAAGAATATTTAACCGTTTCCAAGTAAACTGCGATTCTTTTTGATAATTGTAGCTAAAGCAAATCATCGGGGCGATGCGTCTGACGTGACTTTCTGGAACTCCGGCGATTTCCGATAACTCTTCGGCGTGGGTAAAAAGGTAGCCTTCGTTTTGCAAAGATTCAATATCGTTAGCGTAGACGATCGGCAAACCCAAGATTTTGACCAAATCGTCTTTAGTACACTCGTTAATATCAATTTTGCCGCGCAGATTAGCAAGTTCTTGAGCATTTGTCGCAGTTGCAGGAACCAGCAAGCCTCTAGGTGCGGTTTTGATTAGATAGCGTTTTTTCAAAGCAAAGGCTGTGACAATTTGAGCTATCCAAACGAGGGTACCCAAATTAGTTGAAGAAGATACTGCTAGTGCTGCTAAAGTAATGCCAATACCCCATCCCATCCAACTGCGAATATTTGTTTTTTGGCCTGCATAGGCGATCGCCAATCCGCCGAAGTACGGAATAAAAGAATACCACACCCAACTAGGAGTTTGACGCAGCCAGTATAAATCTTGAGACACTTTAGTTCTATCCTCGCTCGACTGTTATTTGACTCTTATTTAAATCCCACGTTTTTCATACATGACTGATAAAAAAAGTGGTTTGACACGCTACTCATAGGGGTATGCTGCTTGTGGGCAAACCCTACTACATATAGAACCCATTTGACATCTTTGAGTTTTTGGGTTTGGTGACGAGAAATACTCCTAGAAACCCGGTTTCTGAGATTTACGCCCGGGGCAAGAAACCGGGTTTCTACGAGTTTTTGGGTTTGGTGACGAGAAATACTCCTAGAAACCCGGTTTCTGAGATTTACGTAGAATAGATCTCAAATGGGTTCTATAAAATTTGTGCGTAAATCCTGTCAAGCGTCGATTCCCTTCTTCCTAATGCCCAATGCCCTGTTTGCCCTATGCCCTATGCCCTATGCCCTATGCCCTATGCCCTATGCCCAATGACCAATGCCCAATGACCAATGCCTTACAATTCCCGCAGCAATTTTTGGCGTTTTTCTTCATATTCTTCGGCGGTAATCGCGCCCATATCGTAAAGTCCTTTCAATTCTGCGATCGCCCCAGTCACATCTTTTGCGCCTCTGAGGGCATACCCAGACTGCAACATTCCACCATTGTACTGTAGCTGAAAAGCTGGTTCCGACATCATCAGTAAGCCGATAAAATCGAAAAATGCAATCAGTGACGGAATTAATGTCCAGGAAAATATCAAATACAATACTCCTGCTGTGTTGTTACCCAAATAAAATTTGTGAATTCCGAAACCTCCAACAAAGAAAACTAACACAATTGCTACTGTTCTATCTTTTACCATTTTTACGTTTCCCCAATTTTTTACTTTAACGAACGCGATACTTATACGGTCGAGGCAAGCAATATTACTAATGTTTACTCATTTATTTGGGTTTTTGCGAAACTTGGACATCGCAAAATATAGCAGAACTATACCGGCTTGAGCCTCTAGAATTACCGAGTAACCTCTCAAGAAATAATTGAGTTCGCTACCGGAATTGAACGAAAATATTAAAATGCCTAGGGCTGCGTAGGGTGCGAAACGCATCCAACTCGGCGTTCCTTCTAACTTGCGGCTGTTGAAATTGCTCATGGGGGTAGAAACCTCATCCTCACTTAAAATTAACATACAAATTAGCCGGATGGTCAAGTTCGCTTGGGTGCGATCGCCCGAACCACCCTGGCATCGATCGATCCACGAGATATTACTTCCATCTTAAAACAAGTTTTTCCGTTAAAGTCAGCGACCGGGCGATCGCGAAATTCCACCTCAGCAGACAGTGCCGATAAGTGTCACAAAAACCCGGTTAATTCACAATTATTTACAACCGCCCGAATTAACTCGCGCCGCTGCCCAAAAGAAACAGACTCAGGAGAGTTCCGCTATTCCAAAGACTGTGGAGAAGCATGGGGGCGAGGAGATTGCGCGATCGCGTGTACACAAACCCCAATACCGCGCCCAACGTCGCCAAAGGCAGAATCTCAGAGACACTCAAGTGAGCCACAGCAAACAAGAAAGCCGAAGCTGCGATCGCCCCGGAAACAGGCAAATAGCGAGTCAGAGAAGGCAGTAGAAAGCCCCGAAACACGATTTCCTCAAAAACCGGAGCGGCGATCGCAGCCGTGCCGAAAAACACCGCCAGAGCCACGTTATCTCTACCTTCAAGGACGATCGGCAAAATCGGATTGCTGCCGCCTTGTCCCTGCCACAATTGCTGATTGATCAACGACACCACAACCACCAAAGGCAAAGCTACAAAATAGCCGCCAAAACCCCACAAAAACCAATTTCCCCGCCAATTAATCCGAAACCAACCATCAGGCAAAGGCAAAAAAGACTTAACCGAAAAATACAGTACCGAAAGCCCACCAGCCGACAGCAACAAATAAGTAGCAAAGATATAAAAAGCCTTTTCGCGCGGGTCAAAAGTAGCAGGATTCAGTTTGAGAACAGCCAGAGAAACAGGCAGTAATAAATAGGGAATCAAGATTTGTCCGACAAAGAAAAACCCGACCACCAGCACCTGCCAAACAATCTCGCCATCCCAAGGCACATCCCAAGTCAAGCTGGCATTGCGCGCCAACAGCGGCCCCGAACCTGCCTTATCTAACTGCTGGCGCTGCAACAGCCACTGCACGCTCAAACCAACCAGCAAAACCGCGCCAATACAAAGTGATATCGCCGGAATACCAACAATAATTGCTAACTTTTCTAAAGCTTGCTCAGCCGTTACCTGCTCTGTAGCTTGCAGCGCCACCAGTTCCTTAGAACGTTCTTGCAGCTTGTAAAGTTGAGCGAGAGCGCGATAGCGAAACCAACCATCCAAAGATTTTTTAATGAGCGGCTCGGCATCCGGGAAAAGTTGAGGCGGATTGCTCCAAATGCCCGTCAAAACTTCAGCAGTAGCCGCGGCAGGAGCGGAATCACTTTCAGTTGTGGACTCCTTAACTAAGCTTTTCCAAGTAGAGATTGCTGTGTTAGTTTTACCGCTGCTTGCTTGCAAAATTCCCAACCGCAAGTCAAGTTCTTTTAACAGCGCTGACTGTTGGAAAATCGACTCTTCCGTTGCCTTTCTTTGTGCTAATTTCAAAGCAGTATCTGGCGAATTCGAGACGATGGTAGGCAGAATTTGTTTTAATTGTGCCTGAGTTGCTTCGATACTTTTTTGAGTCGAGTCTCGCGCTTCTTGATATTGCGCCAAAGCCGTATTTAAAGGATCGGCACCGATAATATTGTTGCGCGCCGAACTTAAATTAGCACTCTGATTACTTTGTTCTTGCCACTCCGAGGCGTGAAGCAGCAAATTTGTCTGGTAGAGTTCCAGGCGGCTTTGAATTTGCGGCTCATTCCAACTAGCAAGTAAAGATAAACCGACCAGAGCGATCGCGATCGCTGTTAAAATACCTAAAATTATCCGCTTCAGTGTCATTCCTGCTTTTCCGTCCCGCGCAAATCTGTGGCTAAGTCTTGTCTGTCTTCAATCATAGGTCGTTGCAGGCGATCGTGTCCCCACAACTGGTAAAATTTCTACTGGCCGATCTTTTGAATCGTTTTAAGCCCTGGATTTATCCGCAGGCTAAATCTAAAATCTAAAATCTAAAATCTAAAATCGAATGACTCGCATTATCCTAGTCCGTCACGGCAAAAGCACATACAATCTAGAGCGTCGCATCCAAGGCCGCCTCGATAAATCAGTTTTGACAGAAGCAGGCCGCGCCGGCGCAAAGCAAGTAGGCGACATCCTCAACAGTATCGCCTTTGATGCTGCATATACAAGTCCCCTGCAACGAGCCAAAGAAACAGCAGAAATCATCGTGTCGCGCTTGACAAATGCGCCACAACTCCAACCAACCGATAAATTGATGGAAATCGATTTGCCATTGTGGGAAGGAATGCTGCGCCAAGATGCGATCGACCAATTCCCCGAAGCATATCAGAAATGGCAACAACATCCAGACAAATTTTCCATGAAAATCCCTTCAGCCGAAGGAGAAATCGAACACTTTCCCGTACTAGCCGTTTTCGCTAGCGCCCGCAAATTTTGGCAAGAAATCTTATCCAAACACACTTCAGGTACAATCCTAGTAGTAGGTCATAACGGAATCAACCGCGCCCTAATCGCCACAGCCTCAGAAATTGCCCCTGATTACTATCAATCAATTCAACAATCAAATTGCGGAATTAGCGTCATCAATTTTGGATTTACTGATGCAACAACAGAGTCCAACAAAAAAATTGCAGTTCAATTAGAATCATTGAATTTAACCGCCCATACCGGAGAAATCTTCCCCAAACCGAGGGACGCACATCGAGGCCCGCGCTTATTGCTAGTACGTCACGGCGAAACAGACTGGAATAGAGCCGGGAAATTTCAAGGACAAATAGACGTACCTCTCAATGATAACGGCCGCGAACAAGCTCGGCAAGCCGCAGAATTTCTCAAAGACGTAAAATTAGATTTTGCCATTAGCAGTTCGATGCTGCGCCCGAAAGAAACTGCCGAAATCATCCTCAAACATCACAGCGATTTGCAATTGAAAGTCCGCGACGACTTGAGAGAAATCAGCCACGGACTTTGGGAAGGAAAATTTGAATCAGAAATCGAAGCATCCTATCCAGGTTTACTCGATGAATGGAAAACATCTCCTGAAAAAGTGCAAATGCCAGAAGGCGAAAATTTAGAGCAAGTTTCCATTCGGGCGATCGCAGCGTGGCGAGACATAGTACAATCAGTCACTGGTACAGGAATTGTAGTTGCCCACGATGCCGTCAACAAAGCCCTTCTCTGCCACCTATTCAATTTAGAACCCGAACACTTCTGGAAATTCAAACAAGGAAACGGCGCCGTTAGCGTGATAGATTATCCCCACGGCCCCGATGGTTTACCCGTATTGCAGGCGATGAATATCACCACTCATTTAAGCGGCGGCATTTTCGACCAAACAGCAGCCGGAGCACTTTAATAGGTTTGTAGTGAGGACTTTAGTCCGCATAAATCAGAGGACTAAAGTCCTCACTACGAACTTTATAACGGTTATTTTACGAGACATGAGATAAATTCTGAAATGTTTGAATTTTTATGTTTGAATTGTAAGTTATGATCCGCGAACTGCTACAAAATGTAAGAGTGCTCGATCCAGTTTCAAAGATCGATCGCACCACTGATATTCTAATCACAGAAAATCAGATCCAAGCAATCCAAGAAAACATCACCGAAATTCCCGCCCACACAGAAGTGCGGGATTGCCAAGGACTAATATTAGGGCCAGGATTAGCCGATATCTACAGTCATAGCGGAGAACCAGGTTTTGAGGAACGAGAAACCCTAGAATCCTTAATGCAGGCTGCGGCGGCTGGCGGTTTTACGCGAGTAGCAATTTTGCCCGATACATCCCCACCCGTAGACAATTTGGCCGGTTTAGCCTTGTTGCAACAACATATCCGCAATTTGTCGCCCTCACTGCCGCGCTTGTATTTTTGGGGAGCTCTGACAGCGGGCGTGAAAGGGCAACAGATGGCAGAGCTGGGCGAGCTGGCCTCCTCTCCAATAGTCGGGTTTGCAGACGGCTTGTCGCTGTCAAATCCGTCTCTGGTGAGGCGTTTGCTTGAATATATCCAGCCTTTGAATAAGTCGATCGCATTGTGGCCGTGCGATCGCACCTTAGCAGGAAACGGCGCAGCACGGGAGGGTTCCGTATCCGTGCGCTTGGGTTTGCCAGGAATTCCCGCAAGTGCCGAAACATCGGCTTTGGCGGCAATCCTGGAGTTGGTAGCATCTGGCGGAACTCCCGTACACATCATGCGCGTTTCAACCGCCCGCAGCGTGGAATTGATTCGGGATGCGAAAGCGCGGGGTTTGCCGGTGACTGCGAGTGTAACTTGGATGCACTTGCTATTGAATGTCGGCGCAATTTCAGGAAATACCAAAGATTGCGTCGGCGGGAAAAATGCTCTGACGGCTTCCTTCGCCTACGATCCGAATTTACACCTCGAACCGCCGTTAGGCAATCCGATCGACCAATTAGCCTTAATTCAAGCTGTAAAAGATGGCGTGATTGATGCGATCGCGATCGACCACAACCCGCGTACCTACGAGGAAAAAACCGTGGCTTTTGCCGATAGTCCTCCAGGCGCGATCGGCTTAGAATTAGCGTTACCTTTGTTATGGCACGGACTCGTAGAAACTGGCAAATTTTCGGCTTTGGAACTGTGGCGAGTGTTAAGTACGGGCCCCGCCGTTTGTCTCGGACAAGCCCCTGCCACGCTGGCGCTGGGAGCCTCTGCTGAGCTAATTTTGTTCGACCCGCTCATGACTTGGACGGTTGAAGGGTACAGTCTGAAGTCGCGATCGGCAAACACCCCTTGGCTGGGACAGCAAATAGCAGGAAAAGTTCTAAAAACTTGGGTTTAAGGCAATACGCTTGGCATCGGACGTAAGGTTGAAACCGCGTAATAGTAAAACTCTTGTTCCAGCGAGAGACTCAAGAAGATAACGTAATTTTAACTCAGTCTTCAACCCGCGGAGGCGGGTTTTGTTTTTATAGGCGCGGTTTCAACCGCCGTCTTATCTCAAGCTGATCAGTCTTCAACCCGCGGAGGCGGGTTTTGTTTTTGTAGGCGCGGTTTCAACCGCCGTCTTATCTCAAGCTGATCAGTCTTCAACCCGCGGAGGCGGGTTTTGTTTTTATAGGC
This genomic interval carries:
- a CDS encoding helix-hairpin-helix domain-containing protein, which encodes MSQDLYWLRQTPSWVWYSFIPYFGGLAIAYAGQKTNIRSWMGWGIGITLAALAVSSSTNLGTLVWIAQIVTAFALKKRYLIKTAPRGLLVPATATNAQELANLRGKIDINECTKDDLVKILGLPIVYANDIESLQNEGYLFTHAEELSEIAGVPESHVRRIAPMICFSYNYQKESQFTWKRLNILSPEELIENGLDRLVAETIVRERQSKGAYKSVVDVKRRTGLPFDSYRHIC
- a CDS encoding NINE protein, whose amino-acid sequence is MVKDRTVAIVLVFFVGGFGIHKFYLGNNTAGVLYLIFSWTLIPSLIAFFDFIGLLMMSEPAFQLQYNGGMLQSGYALRGAKDVTGAIAELKGLYDMGAITAEEYEEKRQKLLREL
- a CDS encoding dihydroorotase; this translates as MIRELLQNVRVLDPVSKIDRTTDILITENQIQAIQENITEIPAHTEVRDCQGLILGPGLADIYSHSGEPGFEERETLESLMQAAAAGGFTRVAILPDTSPPVDNLAGLALLQQHIRNLSPSLPRLYFWGALTAGVKGQQMAELGELASSPIVGFADGLSLSNPSLVRRLLEYIQPLNKSIALWPCDRTLAGNGAAREGSVSVRLGLPGIPASAETSALAAILELVASGGTPVHIMRVSTARSVELIRDAKARGLPVTASVTWMHLLLNVGAISGNTKDCVGGKNALTASFAYDPNLHLEPPLGNPIDQLALIQAVKDGVIDAIAIDHNPRTYEEKTVAFADSPPGAIGLELALPLLWHGLVETGKFSALELWRVLSTGPAVCLGQAPATLALGASAELILFDPLMTWTVEGYSLKSRSANTPWLGQQIAGKVLKTWV
- a CDS encoding histidine phosphatase family protein, yielding MTRIILVRHGKSTYNLERRIQGRLDKSVLTEAGRAGAKQVGDILNSIAFDAAYTSPLQRAKETAEIIVSRLTNAPQLQPTDKLMEIDLPLWEGMLRQDAIDQFPEAYQKWQQHPDKFSMKIPSAEGEIEHFPVLAVFASARKFWQEILSKHTSGTILVVGHNGINRALIATASEIAPDYYQSIQQSNCGISVINFGFTDATTESNKKIAVQLESLNLTAHTGEIFPKPRDAHRGPRLLLVRHGETDWNRAGKFQGQIDVPLNDNGREQARQAAEFLKDVKLDFAISSSMLRPKETAEIILKHHSDLQLKVRDDLREISHGLWEGKFESEIEASYPGLLDEWKTSPEKVQMPEGENLEQVSIRAIAAWRDIVQSVTGTGIVVAHDAVNKALLCHLFNLEPEHFWKFKQGNGAVSVIDYPHGPDGLPVLQAMNITTHLSGGIFDQTAAGAL
- a CDS encoding type II CAAX endopeptidase family protein — encoded protein: MTLKRIILGILTAIAIALVGLSLLASWNEPQIQSRLELYQTNLLLHASEWQEQSNQSANLSSARNNIIGADPLNTALAQYQEARDSTQKSIEATQAQLKQILPTIVSNSPDTALKLAQRKATEESIFQQSALLKELDLRLGILQASSGKTNTAISTWKSLVKESTTESDSAPAAATAEVLTGIWSNPPQLFPDAEPLIKKSLDGWFRYRALAQLYKLQERSKELVALQATEQVTAEQALEKLAIIVGIPAISLCIGAVLLVGLSVQWLLQRQQLDKAGSGPLLARNASLTWDVPWDGEIVWQVLVVGFFFVGQILIPYLLLPVSLAVLKLNPATFDPREKAFYIFATYLLLSAGGLSVLYFSVKSFLPLPDGWFRINWRGNWFLWGFGGYFVALPLVVVVSLINQQLWQGQGGSNPILPIVLEGRDNVALAVFFGTAAIAAPVFEEIVFRGFLLPSLTRYLPVSGAIAASAFLFAVAHLSVSEILPLATLGAVLGFVYTRSRNLLAPMLLHSLWNSGTLLSLFLLGSGAS